The segment TCCTGGGCACGGGCTTCCGCGCCACCGATCCGCTGCCGCGTGGCGTGATCATCGGGCGAGATGGCCGTGACGTGCTCGATGCCTGGCGCGACGGCGCGGAGGCGTACCTCGGGACCACGGTCTCGGGCTTCCCGAACCTGTTCCTGATCATGGGGCCGAACACCGGACTGGGACACAGTTCGATGGTGTTCATGATCGAGTCGCAGGTGCGCTACGTGCTCGACGCGCTGCAGCAGATGCGCCAGGAACGCGTGCAAGCCGTGGACGTGCGCCCGTCGATCCAGGATGGCTTCAACCGTGGCATCCAGCAGAAGCTGAATCACACGATCTGGTCGGCAGGCGGCTGCGCGAGCTGGTACATGGACCCGCGCAGCGGCAAGAACACCACGCTGTGGCCAGGCTTCACATGGCAGTTCTGGCGCGCGACGCAGACCTTCCGCATGGCCGACTACGAACGCTGGCCCATGCGCGAACAAGGCGTTGCCCCGCTACCCGAACAGGCCGAGACCGCCCGCGCCTGAGATCTGGTCGCACCCATCCCACAACCCTGCGCCCTCATCCACACCGCAGCACCCCATAACGATATCGGGAGACATGCATGAAGGATTTCCACAACAAGGTTGCCGCGATCACCGGCGCCGGCTCGGGCATGGGGCGCTGTCTGGCCATCCAGCTCGCGCAGTCCGGCTGCCACGTGGCGATATCGGACTGCAATGAGGCGGGCCTCGCGCAGACGGTGGCCGAAGTGCGCCGCGTGGCGCCCATGGTGCAGGTCACCAGTCATCGCGTGGATGTCGCGGATCGCGCCGCCGTCCATGCCTGGGCGGATGACGTGGCGCGTGCGCATGGCCGCGTGAACCTGATCTTCAACAATGCCGGCGTGGCGTTGTCGAGCACGATCGAAGGCATGGCCTACGACGATCTCGAATGGATCATCGGCATCAACTTCTGGGGTGTGGTGTATGGCACGAAGGCATTCCTGCCCCATCTGAAGGCCAGCGGTGAAGGCCATGTGGTGAACACGTCGAGCATCTTCGGCCTGTTCGCGCAGCCCGGCATGGGCGCGTACAACGCCAGCAAATACGCGGTGCGCGGATTTACGGAATCGCTGCGCCAGGAACTCGATCTGATGGACTGCGGCGTGTCCGCGACCACTGTGCATCCAGGCGGTATCAAGACCAATATCGCGCGTGCCAGCCGGGTCTCGTCGAGCGTGAACGGGCTGCTGGTGCGCGACGCGCAGCAGGGCCGCGAGGAGTTCGAGAAGTTCTTCATCACCACGGCAGACAAGGCCGCGCGCGTGATTCTGGACGGGGTGCGCGCGAACAAGCGCCGCGTGCTGATCGGCCCGGATGCCTACGCGGCGGATGCCCTCTCCCGCGTCCTGCCTGCCGCGTACCAGTCGCTGGTGGTGCGCGATACGCGACGCAAGAGCAAGCGACTGCTGTCCG is part of the Cupriavidus metallidurans CH34 genome and harbors:
- a CDS encoding SDR family NAD(P)-dependent oxidoreductase, coding for MKDFHNKVAAITGAGSGMGRCLAIQLAQSGCHVAISDCNEAGLAQTVAEVRRVAPMVQVTSHRVDVADRAAVHAWADDVARAHGRVNLIFNNAGVALSSTIEGMAYDDLEWIIGINFWGVVYGTKAFLPHLKASGEGHVVNTSSIFGLFAQPGMGAYNASKYAVRGFTESLRQELDLMDCGVSATTVHPGGIKTNIARASRVSSSVNGLLVRDAQQGREEFEKFFITTADKAARVILDGVRANKRRVLIGPDAYAADALSRVLPAAYQSLVVRDTRRKSKRLLSDTAGAPARGERA